In Gammaproteobacteria bacterium, the sequence GAGTCTGTTCGAGACGCTCGAGCCAGAGGCGGAGCCTCCGGCATCGGCCTGGATCGGGCAACTGATCGACTCCGAAGCGTTCGAGGCTCAAAGGCGGCTCGCCGGGCGTCTTGCGCCGCCGTCGAAACGGGTGCGGGAGGTGCTGGTCGCGCTGGAGGCCCGTCGTTGTCGCGTGCCCAAGCGGATCCTCGCCCAGGCGATCCAGGCGCCGGAGTTCCGGCTACCGGGTATCCTCGCGGGTCTGCAACGTCTGCTGAACGTCGATGGCTATCAGGTGCTATTCGTCGAGGAGGCGACCGACACGGTGTTGCTGGACATCGAACTGCTCAGGAAGCAGTTTCAGCTCGGCGAATGAGCAGGGTCTCCATCAGCCCGCAACGCCGCGACGAACTGCTGGACGCCCTGCGGCGCGGAACGGTGCCCTCGGCGAGTCTCGATCTGCTGGCGGTGGGTCTGGAGGGTTTACGCCCGGCACTGGAGGCCGAACTGGGTGCCGTGCGCGGTGGGCGAGGCGTCCTCAAGGCGGTTCGGGGCGAGTACGGGAGTGGCAAGACGTTCTTCGCCCGGTGGCTGCAGGAGATGGCCAGACGCGGCGGCTTTGCCTCCTCCGAGGTGCAGATCTCGGAAACCGAGACCCCCCTGCATCGCCTGGAGACGGTGTACCGCCGCCTGGTCGAGAATCTCTCGACGACCGGCACGCGGCTCGGGGCCCTGCGGTCCATCGTCGACGGCTGGTTTTACACCCTGGAAGAGGAGGTGCTGCAGACCGGCATGGCCGATGAGGCCGAACTGCTCGAGCACACGAACCGCCTGATGGAACGCCGGCTGGAGCAGGTGACGCGACAGGCGCCCGCCTTCGCGGCCTGTCTGCGAGGGTATCGCGAGGCCCTGGCCGAGGGCGACTCGGAGACCGCCGACGGACTCCTTGCCTGGCTCTCCGGACTGCCGAATGTGGCGGCGCGAATCAAACGCAAGGCCGGGATCAAGGGCGACATCGACCATTTCGGCGCCATGAGTTTTCTGAGCGGCCTGTTGACCGTGCTGCGCGATTCCGGTCAATCCGGATTGGTGCTGGTCCTGGACGAGGTGGAAACCCTGCAGCGGGTGCGCGGCGACGTCCGAGACAAGGGTTTGAACGCCTTGCGGCAGTTCATGGACGAGGTCGAGGCCGGACGCTATCCCGGACTGTATCTCCTCGTGACCGGGACACCGGCATTCTTCGACGGGCCCAACGGGGTCCAGCGGTTGCCTCCGCTTGCGCAGCGGTTCCACGTGGACTTTACGACGGACGCCCGCTTCGATAACCCCAGGGCCGTGCAGATCCGCTTGTCGGGCTTTGACCTGGAGAGGCTGAACGAGGTGGGCGCGACGGTGCGCGACATCTACGCCAGCCACTGCGCCAACGCCGAACGCGTACTGGAGCTGGCGGACGATCCCTACCTGAACGATCTGGCGCAGGCCGTCACGGGTGAGCTGGGGGGAAAGGTCGGTGTCGCCCCACGCGTATTCCTGAAAAAACTGGTTGCGGACATTCTGGACCGGATCGATCAATTCCCGGATTTCGACCCGCGACGACACTACGCGCTGACGGTCAGCGACACGGAGCTGACCGAGGTCGAACGCAATGCCCGCGGGGCATCGAACGTCGATGAGATCGAGCTGGACTTGTGAGTGCGTTCGATTCCCTGCATCCCGCGATCCAGCATCACATCGTCAACACGCTGGCCTGGCGGACGCTGAGGCCCCTGCAAGAGGAGGCCATCGAGCCCATACTGACGGGCAGCAGTGCATTGCTCATCGCCCCGACCGCGGGGGGGAAGACCGAAGCCGCGCTGTTTCCCTTGCTCTCGCGCCTGCTCGGCGAGAGCTGGGAGCCCATCAGCATCCTCTACGTCTGTCCGATCAAGGCGCTGCTGAACAACCTCGAGCATCGGCTCCGTCGATATGCGCAGTGGACCGGCCGGCGCGTCGGCATCTGGCACGGTGACGTCGGCCCGGGCGATCGAAACCGGATCCTGAAGGATCCCCCGGACATCCTGCTGGCCACCCCGGAGTCCCTCGAGGTCATGCTGGTTTCCCGCCGTACGGATCAGGCCAGCCTGTTCGCGAACATCCAGGCGGTGGTGGTCGACGAGATCCATGCCTTTGCCGGAGACGATCGCGGATGGCACCTGCTCGCGGTGCTGGATCGAATCAACCGCCTCGCGGAAAAAGACCTGCAGCGCATCGGCCTGTCCGCGACGGTGGGAAACCCGGAAACCCTGCTCGGGTGGTTGAAGGCCGGCGGGGTCTCCCCCGGTGTCGTCGTCGCCCCGGGCGGGGGGGCCTCGATGCAGTCCGATGTGGCGGTGGACTATGTGGGGACCTTGCGCAACGCGGCGATCGTCGTCTCGAGACTGCATCGTGGTGAGAAGCGCCTGATCTTCTGCGACAGCCGCTCGCAGGTCGAATCATTGGCCGGGGAGCTGCGCTCGCACGGCGTCCAGACCTTTGTGTCGCACAGCTCGCTTGCCGTCGACGAACGCCGGCGCGCCGAGGCGGCGTTCGTCGAGGCCCGCAACTGCGTCATCGTCGCCACCAGTACCCTCGAACTCGGGATCGATGTCGGAGATCTGGACCGGGTCATCCAGATCGACGCGCCATCGACCGTCGCGGCCTTCCTGCAACGATTGGGTCGAACCGGGCGACGCAGCGGGTCACGGCGAAACTGTTTGTTTCTGGCGACCTCCCACGAGGCCTTCATTCGAACGCTCGGGCTCCTCGAGCTTTGGTCGACGGGTTATGTGGAGCCAGTGACGCCACCACGAAAACCCTTTCCGGTGCTTGCCCAGCAGGTCATGGCGCTGTGTCTTCAGGAGGGGGGTGTCGGTCGCCATACCTGGCATGATTGGCTGCGGGGCGTGTTTCAGGCCGCACGGCTGACGCGGACCGAGAGCGAACAACTCGTCGAGCACATGCTGGATCAGGGGTACCTGTTCCAGGACCAGGGGATCCTGTCGATCGGGTCCGCGGGAGAAGAACAGTTCGGGAAGCGGCACTACCTGCCGTTGTTTTCGGT encodes:
- the brxD gene encoding BREX system ATP-binding protein BrxD — encoded protein: MSRVSISPQRRDELLDALRRGTVPSASLDLLAVGLEGLRPALEAELGAVRGGRGVLKAVRGEYGSGKTFFARWLQEMARRGGFASSEVQISETETPLHRLETVYRRLVENLSTTGTRLGALRSIVDGWFYTLEEEVLQTGMADEAELLEHTNRLMERRLEQVTRQAPAFAACLRGYREALAEGDSETADGLLAWLSGLPNVAARIKRKAGIKGDIDHFGAMSFLSGLLTVLRDSGQSGLVLVLDEVETLQRVRGDVRDKGLNALRQFMDEVEAGRYPGLYLLVTGTPAFFDGPNGVQRLPPLAQRFHVDFTTDARFDNPRAVQIRLSGFDLERLNEVGATVRDIYASHCANAERVLELADDPYLNDLAQAVTGELGGKVGVAPRVFLKKLVADILDRIDQFPDFDPRRHYALTVSDTELTEVERNARGASNVDEIELDL
- a CDS encoding DEAD/DEAH box helicase is translated as MSAFDSLHPAIQHHIVNTLAWRTLRPLQEEAIEPILTGSSALLIAPTAGGKTEAALFPLLSRLLGESWEPISILYVCPIKALLNNLEHRLRRYAQWTGRRVGIWHGDVGPGDRNRILKDPPDILLATPESLEVMLVSRRTDQASLFANIQAVVVDEIHAFAGDDRGWHLLAVLDRINRLAEKDLQRIGLSATVGNPETLLGWLKAGGVSPGVVVAPGGGASMQSDVAVDYVGTLRNAAIVVSRLHRGEKRLIFCDSRSQVESLAGELRSHGVQTFVSHSSLAVDERRRAEAAFVEARNCVIVATSTLELGIDVGDLDRVIQIDAPSTVAAFLQRLGRTGRRSGSRRNCLFLATSHEAFIRTLGLLELWSTGYVEPVTPPRKPFPVLAQQVMALCLQEGGVGRHTWHDWLRGVFQAARLTRTESEQLVEHMLDQGYLFQDQGILSIGSAGEEQFGKRHYLPLFSVFDTPPLFTVYHGRTELGAVHQLTFQIKREETISLSLAGRFWRVKHLDWKRRRAFVEPSTEPGRSRWLSAGQPWSYELSQAVLKVLAGSVPAVSLSRRAKDERDAVLSEYAWAETGKTTLVWDENGASWWTFGGGVLNSAIAARLARTRGKLGYDNFAVHIKGQRRIEPNVAGIRELIDEADDLVPPVTDEVREDYKFGECVPEALLESMIGLRFFCVETWDRIRRRDLHLVRNH